The Strix aluco isolate bStrAlu1 chromosome 19, bStrAlu1.hap1, whole genome shotgun sequence genome contains a region encoding:
- the LOC141932173 gene encoding C-C motif chemokine 5-like, with amino-acid sequence MKTSTPALAILFVAALCYPVFSSPTSVNLSGPCCVQYSAKPLPSSRVVMYEHAGSHCSQPAVIFTTLAGRMVCGKPGDKWVQDIVNRQKDKASSG; translated from the exons ATGAAGACCTCCACACCTGCCCTTGCTATACTTTTTGTGGCTGCCCTCTGCTACccagtcttctcttctccaa CTTCTGTCAACCTTTCTGGTCCCTGCTGCGTCCAATACAGCGCCAAACCGCTTCCCTCGAGCCGTGTGGTGATGTATGAGCACGCAGGCAgccactgctcccagccagcTGTGAT ATTTACCACACTTGCAGGCAGGATGGTCTGTGGCAAACCTGGCGATAAGTGGGTCCAGGACATCGTGAATCGCCAAAAGGACAAGGCGAGCAGTGGGTGA